In the Quercus lobata isolate SW786 chromosome 5, ValleyOak3.0 Primary Assembly, whole genome shotgun sequence genome, one interval contains:
- the LOC115988767 gene encoding coatomer subunit beta'-2-like has protein sequence MPLRLEIKRKLAQRSERVKSVDLHPTEPWLLASLYSGTVCIWNYQSQTMAKSFEVTELPVRSAKFIARKQWVVAGADDMFIRVYNYNTMDKVKVFEAHTDYIRCVAVHPTLPYVLSSSDDMLIKLWDWEKGWVCTQIFEGHSHYVMQVTFNPKDTNTFASASLDRTIKIWNLGSPDPNFTLDAHQKGVNCVDYFTGGDKPYLITGSDDHTAKVWDYQTKSCVQTLEGHTHNVSAVCFHPELPIIITGSEDGTVRIWHSTTYRLENTLNYGLERVWAIGYMKGSRRVVIGYDEGTIMVKLGREEPVASMDNSGKIIWAKHNEIQTVNIKSVVADLEVADGERLPLAVKELGTCDLYPQSLKHNPNGRFVVVCGDGEYIIYTALAWRNRSFGSALEFAWSTEGEYAVRESTSKIKIFSKTFQEKRSVRPTFSAEHIYGGALLAMCSNDFICFYDWAECRMIRRIDVNVKNLHWADSGDLVAIASDTSFYILKYNRDVVSSYLDSGRPVDEQGVEDAFELLHEVNERVRTGIWVGDCFIYNNSSWRLNYCVGGEVTTMFHLDRPMYLLGYLASQSRVYLIDKEFNVMGYTLLVSLIEYKTLVMRGDLERASEVLPSIPKEHHNSVARFLESRGMIEDALEVATDPDYRFELAIQLGRLEVAKGIASEVQSESKWKQLGELAMSSGKLDMAEECLKRAMDLSGLLLLYSSLGDAEGISQLASLAKEQGKNNVAFLCLFMLGKLEECLELLLESNRIPEAALMARSYLPSKVSEIVAIWRKDLNKVNPKAAESLADPEEYPNLFEDWQVALSVESKVTESRGVYPPAEEYINHADRSHLTLVEAFRNMQVDDEEPLENGDADHENGEEQNAEELNAEELDAEEQNGEEESQEEAVVVDADSTDGAVLVNGNEAEQEWVLTPHQ, from the exons ATG CCTCTCAGGCTCGAAATCAAG AGAAAGCTTGCTCAAAGATCAGAGAGAGTGAAGTCCGTGGATCTGCATCCAACAGAGCCATG GCTTCTAGCGAGTTTGTATTCGGGAACTGTTTGTATCTGGAACTATCAATCTCAG ACTATGGCGAAGTCTTTTGAGGTGACAGAGTTACCAG TTAGGTCAGCCAAGTTTATAGCACGCAAGCAATGGGTTGTTGCTGGAGCTGATGACATGTTCATTCGTGTATACAATTACAACACAATGGATAAGGTAAAAGTATTTGAAGCACACACGGACTACATTAGGTGTGTGGCTGTACATCCTACCCTTCCGTATGTGCTGTCATCATCTGATGATATGCTCATAAAGCTTTGGGATTGGGAGAAAGGTTGGGTGTGTACTCAGATTTTTGAGGGGCATTCCCATTATGTGATGCAAGTGACGTTTAATCCAAAAGATACCAACACATTTGCCAGTGCATCGCTTGACCGCACCATAAAG ATTTGGAATCTTGGCTCCCCCGATCCAAATTTTACATTGGATGCCCATCAGAAAGGTGTTAACTGTGTCGATTACTTTACTGGTGGTGATAAGCCATACCTAATTACTGGTTCTGATGATCACACTGCTAAG GTGTGGGATTATCAGACCAAAAGCTGTGTCCAGACTCTGGAAGGCCACACACACAATGTCTCTGCAGTATGTTTTCATCCAGAACTTCCAATAATAATTACTGGTTCTGAAGATGGGACTGTTCGTATATGGCATTCTACCACTTatag GCTTGAGAACACATTGAATTATGGTCTAGAAAGAGTGTGGGCTATTGGATACATGAAAGGCTCACGCCG GGTTGTGATTGGTTATGATGAAGGAACCATCATGGTGAAACTTGGTAGAGAAGAACCTGTAGCTAGTATGGACAACAGCGGAAAAATCATTTGGGCTAAGCATAATGAAATTCAAACCGTGAACATTAAGAGTGTGGTTGCAGATTTGGAG GTTGCTGATGGAGAAAGATTGCCTTTGGCAGTTAAGGAGTTGGGAACATGTGATCTTTACCCACAG AGCTTAAAGCACAATCCCAATGGGaggtttgttgttgtttgtggAGACGGTGAATACATTATATATACAGCTTTGGCATGGAGGAATAGATCATTCGGTTCGGCTTTGGAATTTGCTTGGTCAACAGAAGGAGAATATGCTGTTAGAGAAAGCACATCAAAGATAAAGATTTTCAGTAAAACTTTCCAG GAAAAGAGGAGCGTGCGTCCAACCTTTTCAGCTGAGCACATATATGGGGGAGCTTTATTGGCAATGTGCTcaaatgattttatttgtttttatgattGGGCTGAATGCAGGATGATTCGGCGAATTGATGTTAATGTGAAA AACCTCCATTGGGCTGACAGTGGAGATCTAGTGGCGATTGCCAGTGATACGTCATTCTACATCCTGAAATACAAT CGTGATGTAGTTTCTTCTTATTTGGATAGTGGGAGACCTGTAGATGAACAAGGTGTTGAAGATGCCTTTGAGCTTCTCCATGAAGTGAATGAACGTGTCAGAACTGGTATATGGGTTGGGGATTGTTTCATTTACAACAATTCCTCCTGGAGGCTTAATTACTGTGTTGGTGGTGAG GTAACCACAATGTTTCATTTGGATCGGCCCATGTATTTGTTGGGCTATCTTGCTAGTCAAAGTAGGGTTTATCTGATTGACAAAGAATTCAA TGTTATGGGGTACACATTACTTGTTAGCTTGATTGAGTACAAGACTCTTGTGATGCGTGGGGATCTGGAAAGGGCCAGTGAAGTCTTGCCTTCAATTCCTAAAGAGCATCATAATAG TGTGGCTCGTTTCTTGGAATCACGTGGAATGATAGAGGATGCTCTTGAAGTAGCTACAGACCCTGATTACAGATTTGAGCTAGCCATACAGCTTGGTAGATTAGAGGTTGCAAAG GGTATTGCGTCAGAAGTGCAGAGTGAGTCTAAATGGAAGCAGTTGGGAGAATTAGCTATGTCCAGTGGAAAG TTAGATATGGCCGAGGAATGTTTAAAGCGTGCAATGGACTTGAGTGGGTTGTTACTGCTCTATTCTTCTTTAGGTGATGCTGAGGGGATATCACAACTTGCATCACTTGCTAAAGAGCAGGGGAAGAACAATGTTGCATTCCTTTGCTTATTCATGTTGGGTAAATTGGAAGAGTGCCTTGAGCTTTTGTTGGAAAg CAACCGGATACCTGAGGCGGCCTTGATGGCACGATCTTATCTTCCAAGCAAGGTCTCAGAGATAGTTGCAATTTGGAGAAAAGACCTAAATAAG GTTAATCCAAAAGCTGCTGAATCTTTAGCTGATCCCGAGGAGTATCCTAATTTGTTTGAAGATTGGCAAGTCGCTCTTTCTGTTGAATCCAAAGTCACAGAGTCAAG GGGTGTTTATCCTCCTGCAGAAGAATATATAAACCATGCCGACAGATCACATCTTACACTTGTGGAGGCTTTCAGAAACATGCAAGTAGATGATGAGGAACCCCTTGAAAATGGAGATGCAGATCATGAG AATGGAGAAGAACAGAATGCAGAGGAGCTGAATGCAGAGGAACTGGATGCAGAGGAacaaaatggagaagaagagagcCAAGAGGAGGCTGTCGTAGTGGATGCAGATTCAACAGATGGTGCAGTACTCGTTAATGGTAACGAGGCTGAACAAGAGTGGG TGCTTACGCCACATCAGTAG